The following proteins come from a genomic window of Leptospira andrefontaineae:
- a CDS encoding STAS domain-containing protein produces the protein MEITVQGDIHIIKISGSILQSDSEELDRNLSDHNFEPSPKIIIDLTEVSHICSTALGILVSYKKKFNSAEGDIIIVVNDDDLLQLFEITMLDKVFKVLPTIEDAFDEFKLGN, from the coding sequence ATGGAAATAACGGTTCAAGGCGACATCCACATCATCAAAATTTCCGGATCCATTCTGCAATCCGACAGCGAGGAACTGGACCGCAATCTGAGCGACCATAATTTCGAACCTTCTCCTAAGATCATAATCGATCTTACAGAGGTGAGTCATATTTGCTCAACTGCATTAGGGATCCTAGTCTCCTACAAAAAAAAGTTCAACTCCGCAGAAGGAGACATCATCATCGTAGTGAACGACGACGATCTTCTCCAACTATTCGAGATCACAATGTTGGACAAAGTGTTCAAAGTTCTTCCTACAATTGAAGATGCTTTTGACGAGTTCAAATTGGGAAATTGA
- the rdgB gene encoding RdgB/HAM1 family non-canonical purine NTP pyrophosphatase: protein MKSLSLASNNSHKVREIRAILSPLGFTLSTPKELGIDFGPEETGKTFTENALLKARELYSLSKLPSLADDSGICVEALGGEPGVYSARFGGEGLDDEGRARLLLEKMKGEKNRNAKYVCVIALVSSEGEFTFEGECPGLISDIYDTSGNGFGYDPIFYYPPFSAHFSQVSDEKKNSVSHRKHALEELVKYLKTYSQN from the coding sequence TTGAAATCCCTTTCTTTAGCTTCCAACAATTCTCATAAAGTTCGCGAAATTCGAGCCATCCTTTCTCCTTTAGGGTTCACATTATCCACCCCGAAGGAGTTAGGGATCGATTTCGGTCCGGAAGAAACTGGTAAAACTTTTACTGAGAACGCACTTCTCAAAGCCAGGGAATTATACTCTCTTTCTAAACTTCCTTCCTTAGCAGACGATTCAGGAATCTGTGTAGAAGCTTTAGGGGGAGAACCTGGAGTCTATTCAGCTCGTTTCGGCGGAGAAGGTTTAGACGACGAAGGAAGAGCAAGACTTCTCTTGGAAAAAATGAAAGGGGAAAAGAATCGCAACGCAAAATACGTATGCGTGATTGCGTTAGTCTCTTCGGAAGGAGAATTTACTTTCGAAGGAGAATGCCCTGGACTCATCTCTGATATTTATGATACCAGCGGAAATGGATTCGGATACGATCCTATTTTTTATTACCCGCCCTTCTCCGCTCATTTTTCCCAAGTCTCGGATGAAAAAAAGAATTCAGTTTCTCATCGAAAACATGCATTGGAGGAGTTAGTAAAATATCTGAAAACATATTCACAAAACTGA
- a CDS encoding SpoIIE family protein phosphatase: protein MDPLFFNFYSFGSILIVLYFLYAGFFFLTIKERSMAAFHLGICALTTVFHNIGYFWGFISFEESTIHHRIIAVAGPLMSFTQLVGFFIYFPEPRKKGILPGLIFYWLLYLGVLLVTGYYVYISWDAPRSFVPGSHYWDYEVHVFYSYFIYVILFYEVSYLVIGIWKAIIETGKERRSVIYILLSYAVITVVPGILNALSRNGTVARATYQQSFNLGMVTGMFLIMIVYVNATKERTTILNRIIGISLATFFVCYQLVGYSILNGYERTYDDMKRRDSSIAVQEQKDPQGLAYIVSFDPEKNEFRPERGNKDPRFKKEDELEVRFFREKQKISNLGSLPAGERLERTENILETSPNDFKAYAAGIRAFLKSKNNETVKDSDIEDYFRGIYGKLNIIRNKYSRLPDRKKQKSIEGLLVSADIGLSETLAYVKQSAITAVNSDKSSEQVSKIVLNSLAPIHFAGERIYRGTRVYSTSDPKPVMYLSYYFVPNTNGKIYEVGFEYKDYRTFHHDPSFILVASMVLTFFVIVIGFRFFFQNAIVVPMDEVVVGLTEVNSGNLDYRLTPRVEDEIGFIARSFNKMARSIQAARKRLEQYADELEEKVKDRTKELEKTLEEVNELKQQQDGDYFLTSLLIKPLGANKAASENVKVDFLIEQKKKFSFRRFNDEIGGDMNISNQITLRGQRYIVFLNADAMGKSMQGAGGALVLGAVCESIIERTRIVESMKEQSPERWLKNAFIELHKVFESFEGSMLVSSVIGLIDENSGTLYYINAEHPWTVLYRDGKAGFIEQDLMFRKLGTTGMDGKISVKTFQLLPGDVIIAGSDGRDDILIGNDEEGARIINDDEKLFLRLIEEGKGELSNIYGSIQQVGSLTDDLSLVRISFKEEGGIERIREKEKIRQLLRKAKEKSQDKNIKEALSLLEEADSLDNRLPEVKKGLLKYHIRLKNYSKAAQFAEEYLNIRPVDKEILFIASYVARRARQFQKAQDFGERLLLREPDHVRNLINLTRISIALRNYERAKYLLREAQRIEPENSQVLKIRQALDKI from the coding sequence ATGGATCCGTTATTTTTTAACTTTTACTCTTTCGGTTCGATCTTAATCGTTCTGTACTTTCTGTATGCCGGTTTCTTCTTTCTTACGATTAAAGAGAGAAGTATGGCCGCCTTTCATTTGGGAATCTGTGCTTTAACCACAGTTTTCCATAATATAGGATATTTCTGGGGATTTATCTCATTCGAAGAAAGTACAATCCATCATAGGATCATTGCTGTTGCAGGACCATTAATGAGTTTTACTCAATTAGTCGGGTTCTTTATCTATTTCCCTGAGCCAAGAAAGAAAGGTATCTTGCCTGGTTTGATCTTCTATTGGCTTCTTTATTTAGGAGTATTATTAGTCACAGGATATTATGTTTATATTAGCTGGGATGCCCCTCGATCTTTCGTGCCAGGTAGTCACTATTGGGATTATGAGGTCCATGTATTTTACAGTTATTTTATATATGTAATTTTATTCTACGAAGTAAGTTATCTAGTGATCGGTATTTGGAAGGCGATCATAGAAACAGGAAAAGAGAGAAGGTCCGTAATTTATATTCTTCTTAGCTACGCTGTGATCACGGTAGTTCCGGGAATTTTAAACGCACTCAGTCGGAACGGAACCGTTGCACGAGCAACGTATCAACAATCCTTTAACCTGGGAATGGTAACTGGAATGTTCCTGATCATGATCGTGTATGTCAACGCTACTAAAGAAAGAACTACGATCTTAAATCGTATTATTGGAATTTCTTTAGCTACATTCTTCGTATGTTATCAATTAGTAGGTTATTCAATCCTGAACGGATATGAAAGGACCTACGATGATATGAAAAGAAGAGATAGTTCCATTGCTGTTCAGGAGCAAAAAGATCCGCAAGGCCTCGCATATATAGTTTCCTTTGATCCGGAAAAAAATGAGTTTCGACCGGAAAGAGGGAATAAAGACCCTAGATTCAAAAAGGAAGATGAGTTAGAAGTTCGCTTTTTTAGAGAAAAACAAAAAATCTCCAATTTAGGGAGTTTGCCTGCAGGGGAAAGATTGGAAAGAACGGAGAATATCCTGGAAACTTCTCCGAATGATTTTAAAGCTTACGCCGCCGGAATCCGTGCATTTCTGAAATCGAAGAATAATGAAACGGTAAAAGATTCAGATATAGAAGATTATTTCCGAGGTATATACGGAAAACTGAATATTATAAGAAATAAATACTCGAGGCTTCCTGATCGTAAAAAACAAAAATCGATCGAAGGGTTGCTTGTTTCGGCTGATATTGGATTGTCCGAAACCTTGGCCTATGTGAAACAATCCGCAATTACAGCGGTAAATTCAGATAAATCTTCAGAGCAGGTCTCAAAGATCGTGCTTAATTCTCTGGCCCCAATTCATTTCGCAGGAGAGAGGATTTATAGAGGCACCAGAGTTTATTCTACTTCCGACCCTAAACCTGTAATGTATTTATCTTATTATTTTGTTCCGAATACGAACGGAAAAATTTATGAGGTAGGATTCGAATATAAGGATTATAGAACATTCCATCATGATCCAAGTTTTATTTTAGTAGCCTCCATGGTTTTGACATTCTTCGTGATCGTAATTGGATTTAGATTCTTCTTCCAAAATGCGATCGTAGTTCCTATGGATGAAGTAGTCGTTGGACTAACCGAAGTAAATTCAGGAAATTTAGATTATAGACTTACTCCACGTGTTGAGGACGAGATCGGATTTATCGCCAGGTCTTTCAATAAAATGGCGAGAAGTATCCAAGCAGCCAGAAAAAGACTCGAGCAATATGCTGATGAACTAGAAGAAAAGGTAAAAGATAGAACCAAAGAATTAGAAAAAACTTTGGAGGAAGTAAATGAGCTCAAGCAGCAACAGGATGGAGATTACTTCCTTACTTCACTTTTGATCAAACCTTTAGGTGCAAATAAAGCAGCATCAGAAAATGTTAAAGTAGACTTTCTAATAGAGCAAAAGAAAAAATTCAGCTTCAGAAGATTTAATGATGAGATTGGTGGGGATATGAATATCTCAAACCAGATCACACTCAGAGGACAACGTTATATAGTATTCTTAAATGCTGATGCAATGGGAAAATCCATGCAAGGAGCAGGGGGTGCTTTAGTTTTAGGGGCGGTATGCGAATCCATCATTGAGAGGACTCGGATCGTAGAATCCATGAAGGAACAGTCTCCCGAACGATGGCTGAAAAACGCATTTATAGAATTACATAAGGTATTCGAAAGTTTCGAAGGTTCTATGCTTGTTTCCTCGGTGATCGGGCTGATAGATGAAAATTCAGGAACATTATATTATATTAATGCAGAACATCCTTGGACTGTTCTGTATCGAGACGGAAAAGCAGGCTTTATAGAACAAGATCTTATGTTCAGAAAATTGGGAACTACTGGAATGGATGGAAAAATTTCAGTAAAAACATTCCAATTATTGCCTGGCGATGTGATTATTGCGGGCTCAGACGGAAGGGATGATATTCTCATCGGAAATGATGAAGAAGGCGCAAGGATCATAAACGACGATGAAAAACTTTTTCTGAGACTAATTGAAGAAGGAAAAGGAGAACTTTCTAATATATACGGCTCGATACAACAAGTTGGTTCATTGACCGATGACTTATCTTTAGTCCGGATTTCCTTCAAAGAAGAAGGTGGAATTGAAAGGATTAGAGAGAAGGAGAAGATCCGGCAACTTCTTCGGAAAGCAAAAGAGAAATCGCAAGATAAGAATATTAAGGAAGCATTATCTTTATTAGAAGAGGCGGACTCACTAGACAATCGTCTACCTGAGGTAAAAAAAGGATTACTTAAGTATCATATTCGATTAAAGAATTATTCCAAGGCCGCACAATTTGCAGAAGAATATTTGAATATTCGTCCAGTGGACAAAGAAATACTATTTATTGCTTCTTATGTAGCGAGAAGAGCAAGGCAATTCCAAAAAGCTCAAGATTTCGGCGAAAGGTTACTCTTGAGAGAACCTGATCATGTTAGAAATTTAATCAATTTGACTAGGATCTCAATCGCTTTAAGAAATTATGAAAGAGCAAAATACCTTTTGAGAGAAGCTCAAAGAATAGAGCCGGAAAATTCTCAGGTTCTGAAGATCAGACAAGCCTTAGATAAAATTTAA
- a CDS encoding ATP-binding cassette domain-containing protein: MISVSGLSLNFGKKILFENVTVKFKENCRYGLIGANGSGKSTFMKILAGMEQAAAGSVAIDVGVKVGYLKQDHYEYENETVLNTVMMGNKELWTIAKERDEIYSKPEMSDEDGIRVSELEEAFGEMGGYEAESVAGELLEGLGIPTNIHSQTLSFLTGGFKLRVLLAQVLFQKPDVLLLDEPTNHLDIKTIHWLESFLLNYKGVVIVISHDRHFINSVASHICDLDYQTMTVYPGNYDEYMEASQAARERAQSDNKRSKEKIAELQEFVSRFSANAAKSKQATSRQKMIEKIKDNMTEIRPSSRLFPYIVFKMKRVLGKDVILADNITKAYEDRVIYKDFTINITKGEKIAIIGTNGVGKTTLLKTLMKQIEPDSGSVAFGDSVEASIFPQDHREGIGEDADSIIEWLYRYAPPGTEMEEIRAVLGRMLFSGDMAKKPTQVLSGGEKSRIILGKMIMAQDNLLALDEPTNHLDLESIESLNYALTKFEGTILFVSHDREFISSIATRVLEVTTEGIRDFKGTYEDFLEREGQEFYKRLAGGPVLTEAE; encoded by the coding sequence ATGATCAGCGTTTCGGGTTTATCTCTGAATTTCGGAAAGAAAATTCTTTTTGAAAACGTTACTGTTAAGTTTAAGGAAAACTGCAGATACGGTCTGATCGGAGCCAACGGTTCCGGTAAATCCACTTTTATGAAAATCCTTGCAGGAATGGAACAAGCTGCCGCAGGTTCCGTTGCCATCGACGTAGGAGTCAAAGTAGGTTACTTAAAACAGGACCATTACGAATACGAAAACGAAACAGTATTGAATACTGTGATGATGGGGAATAAGGAACTTTGGACAATCGCCAAAGAAAGAGACGAAATTTATTCCAAACCTGAAATGTCCGATGAGGACGGGATCCGAGTTTCCGAACTAGAGGAAGCTTTCGGAGAGATGGGTGGTTACGAAGCGGAAAGTGTTGCCGGAGAATTATTGGAAGGTTTAGGAATCCCCACAAACATCCATAGTCAGACACTTTCTTTTTTAACAGGCGGATTTAAACTTAGGGTATTACTCGCTCAGGTTCTATTCCAAAAACCTGATGTTTTACTTTTGGACGAGCCTACTAACCACTTGGATATCAAGACGATTCATTGGTTGGAATCTTTCTTATTGAACTATAAGGGAGTTGTTATTGTTATCTCCCACGACCGTCACTTTATCAACTCTGTTGCTTCTCATATTTGCGACTTAGATTATCAAACGATGACTGTTTATCCTGGAAACTACGACGAGTATATGGAAGCTTCTCAAGCTGCCAGAGAAAGAGCTCAATCTGATAATAAAAGATCAAAAGAAAAAATTGCAGAATTACAAGAGTTCGTAAGCAGATTCAGCGCTAACGCTGCAAAATCCAAACAGGCAACTTCACGTCAGAAGATGATCGAGAAGATCAAAGACAATATGACGGAGATCAGGCCTTCTTCCAGATTATTCCCTTATATCGTTTTCAAAATGAAACGAGTTCTCGGAAAGGATGTGATCCTTGCGGACAATATCACAAAAGCCTACGAAGATCGAGTGATCTATAAGGATTTTACGATCAATATCACTAAAGGTGAGAAGATCGCGATCATCGGAACCAACGGTGTCGGAAAAACGACTCTCTTAAAAACTCTGATGAAACAAATCGAGCCGGATTCAGGTAGTGTAGCATTTGGGGATTCTGTTGAGGCGTCTATTTTCCCTCAAGATCATAGAGAAGGGATCGGAGAAGATGCAGATTCCATTATAGAATGGTTATATAGATATGCTCCTCCGGGAACTGAGATGGAAGAGATCCGAGCTGTTTTGGGAAGAATGCTTTTTAGCGGGGACATGGCTAAAAAACCTACTCAAGTTCTTTCCGGAGGAGAAAAGTCTAGGATTATTTTAGGAAAGATGATCATGGCCCAGGATAATCTCCTGGCTTTGGATGAACCTACAAACCACTTGGATTTGGAATCTATCGAATCCTTGAACTACGCACTCACTAAATTTGAAGGAACGATCCTATTCGTTTCTCATGACAGGGAATTCATAAGTTCGATTGCAACCAGAGTTCTGGAAGTTACCACAGAAGGTATCCGAGACTTCAAAGGAACTTACGAAGATTTCTTAGAAAGAGAAGGCCAGGAATTTTACAAACGCCTGGCAGGTGGACCTGTTCTTACAGAAGCGGAATAA
- a CDS encoding TetR/AcrR family transcriptional regulator: MKKKDGSPVYPTNGVFRNSRERILEGAAIAFARKGFHGTSLREISRECGLEQPSIYHHFHSKENLFRKALVATHLMILNDIRSRVVKDKGLREEVVSVFQAICDIARQFPDRAKLPFSLVYSAPENLVQEYTNHYGAQYRKLLDAAVDRNPPAKNAELKLSLLVDLLHSLILSISSERFFEDRVRGLEERVDHILLT, translated from the coding sequence GTGAAAAAGAAGGACGGTAGCCCTGTCTACCCCACAAACGGAGTTTTCAGAAATTCTCGTGAGAGAATTTTAGAAGGCGCTGCGATAGCTTTCGCTCGCAAGGGTTTCCACGGAACTTCTCTGAGAGAGATCAGCAGAGAATGCGGGTTGGAGCAGCCTAGCATTTACCATCACTTCCATTCCAAAGAAAACCTATTTAGAAAAGCGTTGGTCGCCACTCATTTGATGATATTGAACGATATCCGAAGCAGAGTGGTGAAAGACAAAGGTTTAAGAGAAGAAGTTGTCTCAGTCTTCCAAGCAATTTGCGATATAGCGAGACAGTTTCCTGATAGAGCCAAGCTTCCGTTTAGTTTGGTATATTCTGCGCCTGAAAATCTGGTCCAAGAATATACGAATCATTATGGGGCCCAGTATAGAAAGTTACTAGATGCGGCCGTAGATCGTAATCCCCCAGCCAAAAATGCAGAACTCAAACTTTCTCTGCTCGTGGATCTATTACATAGTTTGATACTTTCGATTTCCTCAGAGCGATTTTTTGAGGATCGGGTCAGAGGTTTGGAAGAAAGGGTCGATCATATCCTTCTTACTTAG
- a CDS encoding acyltransferase family protein — MKEYFLGIFRPDEREIAPFNGARTLGFFMLIYGHMYRTVYTFIPDIDPYLRNFLNNGSVCLDLFFPLSGFLIASPLFAELESKGTINWKFFYLKRSLRIFPPFYIFLILQYFIFIPIILKSTPPEFAIQIEAAKSKIWFDFLYLSDYFKGTMFHGWSLSLEEQFYIAFPIFLLVIFRYVPKRFRLGFLIILTSIPLIYRAIFMYTIVLKTTGSQSVDLYNANIYYPFHGHIDSVLYGIIFAYIFNFHKSWVEKALQLGPWANYLHAGLWIGLFTYTALVDEFKMGFHQIIRFPSFALLWIGIFILSMRKGDPIGKFLSWKGFSPFAKLSYCAYIIHIVVMTPLSRRLLFADKKLEQHEFLLYTIPVGLAVFFFAYFYHLVTEKPFAILKDKLIAKYKVKMTSQVFSEQLQKVSQS; from the coding sequence ATGAAAGAATATTTCCTGGGAATTTTTAGACCTGACGAAAGGGAAATCGCACCTTTTAACGGGGCAAGAACCTTGGGTTTTTTTATGCTGATCTACGGGCATATGTACCGGACTGTTTATACCTTTATTCCGGATATAGACCCATACTTAAGAAACTTCTTAAATAATGGATCTGTTTGTTTAGATCTATTCTTCCCATTGAGCGGATTTCTGATCGCAAGCCCTCTGTTTGCAGAATTGGAATCTAAGGGCACAATTAACTGGAAGTTTTTCTATTTAAAACGTTCCTTAAGGATATTTCCTCCGTTTTATATTTTTCTAATATTGCAATATTTCATATTTATCCCGATTATTCTAAAAAGCACTCCTCCTGAATTTGCTATCCAAATCGAAGCAGCCAAAAGTAAGATCTGGTTCGACTTTCTCTATCTTTCCGATTATTTTAAGGGAACCATGTTTCACGGTTGGTCTCTCTCTTTAGAAGAACAATTCTATATCGCTTTCCCAATCTTTCTTTTAGTTATTTTTAGATATGTTCCGAAACGTTTTAGATTAGGATTTTTAATTATTCTTACCTCTATCCCTTTGATCTATCGTGCAATCTTTATGTATACCATAGTCCTAAAGACGACCGGTTCTCAAAGTGTAGATCTATACAATGCTAATATCTATTACCCGTTCCACGGACATATAGATTCGGTTTTATACGGGATCATATTCGCATATATATTCAATTTCCATAAATCATGGGTCGAGAAGGCACTTCAATTAGGACCTTGGGCGAATTATTTACATGCGGGACTTTGGATCGGACTCTTTACATATACTGCATTAGTGGATGAATTCAAAATGGGATTTCATCAGATTATTCGGTTCCCAAGTTTTGCATTATTGTGGATCGGGATTTTTATTCTCTCCATGCGAAAAGGAGACCCGATCGGAAAATTCCTTTCTTGGAAAGGTTTCTCTCCTTTTGCAAAATTATCTTACTGTGCTTATATCATCCATATCGTTGTGATGACACCTCTTTCCAGAAGATTACTTTTTGCGGATAAAAAATTAGAGCAGCACGAATTCTTGCTCTATACCATTCCAGTCGGGCTTGCAGTTTTCTTCTTTGCGTATTTCTATCATTTGGTCACTGAAAAACCGTTTGCGATCCTCAAAGATAAATTGATCGCAAAGTACAAAGTCAAGATGACTTCTCAAGTTTTCAGCGAGCAATTGCAGAAGGTCTCACAGTCCTAA
- a CDS encoding OmpA/MotB family protein: MKRNLGILTLVFVSISILSNCVSQSKYDALQAMYDEKARDLSNLEKDKSSLQRSVEDMKRIQEETERRIADYRSLLESFKGMIDSGKLKIRIVDGRMVVILSSDILFPPGSASLSSKGIDAIKEVTGILSSLHGRRFQVEGHTDDVPTGIKGYSNWELASARALTVLHTMVKSGMPEERISAASMGSSRPSVPNTSVENRTANRRIEIVIVPDLSNLPGIEELRKLSE, translated from the coding sequence ATGAAAAGGAATCTGGGTATTCTTACCTTAGTCTTTGTTTCTATTTCCATTCTGTCCAATTGTGTTTCTCAATCTAAGTACGACGCCTTACAGGCAATGTACGACGAGAAAGCTAGAGATCTTTCCAATTTGGAAAAGGATAAGTCTTCTCTCCAAAGATCCGTAGAAGATATGAAAAGGATCCAAGAAGAAACGGAAAGAAGGATCGCCGATTACAGAAGCTTATTAGAAAGTTTTAAAGGAATGATCGATTCCGGAAAACTTAAGATCCGGATCGTAGATGGAAGAATGGTGGTTATACTTTCTTCCGATATATTATTCCCTCCAGGTTCTGCGAGTTTATCATCCAAAGGAATCGATGCAATTAAGGAAGTCACTGGAATTCTATCTTCTCTTCATGGAAGAAGATTCCAAGTAGAAGGTCATACGGACGACGTGCCCACCGGTATCAAAGGATATTCTAACTGGGAACTTGCATCTGCAAGAGCTTTGACTGTATTGCATACTATGGTGAAATCCGGAATGCCTGAAGAAAGGATCAGTGCAGCTTCCATGGGATCTTCTCGCCCTTCTGTCCCGAATACAAGCGTTGAGAATAGAACCGCGAATCGAAGGATAGAAATTGTTATCGTTCCGGACTTATCTAATCTACCAGGTATTGAAGAATTGCGTAAATTGAGCGAATAG
- the ccrA gene encoding crotonyl-CoA carboxylase/reductase, translating into MSAPEIVPIGQLPPLGVVPKKMHAQVIRPERFGDPIKSIQHEEIDVPEIKPDEVLVAVMAAGINYNNVWAGLGFPVDVIGARNKKGEPEKFHIGGSDASGIVYKVGSEVKNVKVGDEVVLHCGIWDKNDPWVKEGKDPMFAPSQLIWAYETNWGSFAQFCKVQDHQCLPKPKHLSWEEAAAYMLVGATAYRMLHHWKPNDVKPGDVVLIWGGAGGLGAMAIQIVKAAGGIPIAVVSSDDKIEFCKNLGAAGVINRNNFKHWGALTSDINKPEVFVEWTKQAREFGKAIWDIAGKGNNPKIVFEHPGETTIPTSVFVCETGGMVVICAGTTGYNATVDLRYLWMRQKRLQGSHFANDENAIGLNQLVIDKKVDPALSHTYKFEETAQAHQLMKENKHPAGNMSILVGADKLGLGKK; encoded by the coding sequence ATGAGCGCACCTGAAATCGTACCAATCGGCCAACTCCCTCCATTAGGAGTGGTCCCTAAGAAAATGCATGCACAGGTCATCCGACCAGAGCGTTTTGGAGACCCAATCAAGTCTATCCAACACGAAGAGATCGACGTTCCTGAAATTAAACCTGACGAAGTGCTGGTTGCAGTTATGGCGGCCGGAATCAATTATAATAACGTATGGGCTGGTCTCGGATTCCCGGTCGATGTGATCGGAGCGAGAAACAAAAAAGGCGAACCTGAAAAGTTCCATATCGGTGGTTCAGACGCATCCGGGATCGTATACAAAGTAGGTTCCGAAGTTAAGAATGTAAAAGTGGGAGACGAAGTTGTCCTACACTGCGGGATCTGGGATAAGAACGATCCTTGGGTCAAAGAAGGGAAAGATCCTATGTTTGCGCCTTCCCAATTAATTTGGGCATACGAAACTAACTGGGGTTCCTTTGCACAGTTCTGTAAAGTCCAAGACCACCAATGTCTTCCTAAACCAAAACATCTTTCTTGGGAAGAAGCAGCTGCTTACATGCTCGTTGGAGCAACCGCATACAGAATGCTTCACCACTGGAAACCGAACGATGTAAAACCGGGAGACGTGGTATTGATCTGGGGAGGAGCTGGTGGACTTGGAGCCATGGCTATCCAGATCGTTAAAGCTGCTGGTGGAATTCCAATCGCAGTAGTATCTTCCGATGATAAGATCGAGTTCTGTAAAAACTTAGGCGCTGCCGGAGTGATTAATAGAAATAACTTCAAACATTGGGGCGCTCTCACTTCTGATATCAATAAGCCTGAAGTATTTGTAGAATGGACCAAACAAGCCAGAGAATTCGGAAAGGCTATCTGGGACATCGCTGGAAAAGGAAACAATCCTAAGATCGTATTCGAACATCCAGGTGAAACCACCATCCCTACTTCAGTATTCGTTTGTGAAACTGGAGGAATGGTAGTTATCTGTGCAGGAACAACCGGTTACAACGCAACTGTTGACTTAAGATATCTATGGATGCGCCAAAAACGTCTCCAAGGTTCTCACTTCGCAAACGACGAAAATGCTATCGGTCTAAACCAGTTAGTAATCGATAAGAAGGTGGACCCTGCACTCTCTCATACTTACAAGTTTGAAGAGACAGCGCAAGCTCACCAATTAATGAAAGAAAACAAACACCCTGCAGGAAACATGAGTATCTTAGTCGGAGCGGACAAGCTCGGATTAGGTAAAAAGTAA